The DNA segment TTCAACAACCCCGTCAACGAGGCCACCGACTACATCAAGCGCGTGGTGGGCGTGCCGGGCGACACGGTGGAGATGTTCGACGGCGTGGTGCACATCAACGGCCAGCCGCAGGCGCGCCAGCTGGTGGACGGCGAGTACATCGTCCACAACATCACCGACAGCGGCCAGTGGTACGACCAGCAGGAGGCGCTCTACCAGGAGAGCCTGAGCGGCGTGCCGCACAGCGTGCTGCAGACGCCCACGCGCATGCCGCGCCACGAGGGCCCCTACGTCGTCCCCGAGGGCCACGTCTTCGTGATGGGCGACAACCGGGACAACAGCTCCGACAGCCGCCACGGCCTGGGTGTCACCGGCTACGGACGCACGGAGTTCGTGCCGTACGGTCACATCAAGGGCAAGGCCATGGTGGTGTGGCTTTCCCTGGGCTACCACGGCCTGTTCCACGGGCTGTTCGGCGGCACCGGCCTGCGGTTGGACCGCTTCTTCGAGCCTGTGCGCTGACGACGTCCGTCCCGGGCTGACGGGAGTTCCCTGGCAATCGTTCTCCTCGTGGTTCGTAGAGGGGAGCGGTCGACCATGAGCTCTTCGAGTCCCTCCGCTGTGTCCGTGGTGTCGTTGCCCTCCCTGATGGCGGCCCGGCGCACCGTCGCGCAGCGGGAGGCCTACCGGAGACTCCGGTGGCGGGAGCGGCTCACCAGCCTGTGGGCCCCGGTGCTCATCGTCGCCGCGGCGCTGTTCCCGTACATGACGCTGATTGCCTACGTGCCCCCGGCGGCGAGCTGGGCGCAGCCGCTGATGAAGGGGCTGGGGCTGCTCATGGTGACGTACTACGTCGTCCTCTGGGTCCGGCGGGGCATCCTGTCCACCTGGTTCCAGGCCCGGCGCGCGGCGCGTGAGCAGCTCGACGAGAGCGAGCGGGCCCTGGCCCGGGCCCAGGCGAAGCAGGCGCTGGCGGCGGGGACGGGCGAGCTGGTCGCCGAGCAGGCGCTGAAGGTGGAGGCCGCCTCCGTGCGAGGGGACGCGGACGTGCTGCACGGCGAGGTGAAGCTCCTGTCGGCCCTCACCGAGCGGCACCTGGGGGCCTTCCGCAAGGAGTCCACCGTGGAGCTCTTCGGCGGCGTCGCGAAGTTCCTGCTCATCGCCCTGGTGTTCCGCACCGCCTGCGTGGAGCCCTACCGGATTCCGTCCGGCTCCATGCTGCCCACGCTGCACATCGGCGACTTCGTCCTCATCAACAAGTTCATCTACGGCGTGCGCGTGCCGTTCGCCAACGTGGTGCCGTTCGTCATCCTGCGCCCACCGGCCCGAGGGGACGTCGTCGTGTTCAACAACCCGGTCGACACGTCCGCCGACTACATCAAGCGCGTGGTGGGTGTGCCGGGGGACACGGTGGAGCTGTTCGACGGCGTGGTGCACATCAACGGCCAGCCTCAAGCCCGCCAGCTCGAGGCCCCGGAGTTCGTCGTGCACGACCTCGCGGATGGGACGTGGTTCGAGCGGCGCGAGGCGCTCTCCCGGGAGGACCTGGGAGGTGTGTCGCACGCGGTGCTCCAGACGCCCACGCGGACGCCTCGCCACGAGGGCCCCTACGTCGTCCCTGACGGCCATGTCTTCGTCCTGGGCGACAACCGGGACAACAGCGCGGACAGCCGCCACGGGCTCGGCAGGCCCGGGGGCTACGGCGAGCCGGCGTACGTCCCGTACGGCCACATCAAGGGCAAGGCCCTGGTGATGTGGCTGTCGGTGAGCCACGGCGGTCTCTTGCACGGACTGTTCGGCGGCACCGGTCTGCGGGTGGATCGCTTCTTCGAGCCCGTGCGCTGAACCACACCCAGGGGGCGAGCGACCCGCCGTCCCTCGGACGGTGCTTGACGCGCCGCACGGCCCGGGGTACGCGGCGGCCCCGGCCATGAGACACCTCCTTGGAATCGAAGGCTGGCGCCGGGACGAGCTCGAAGCGGTGCTCGACAGGGCGCGTGCGCACCTGCCCGGTGGCCCGGATGCCACCCACACCCTGCGCGGCAAGGTCGTCGCCAACCTCTTCTTCGAGGACTCGACGCGCACTCGCACCTCGTTCCACATGGCCGCCCGTGGCCTGGGGGCAGGGGTGCTCAACTGGAGCCCCTCCGGCTCGTCCACCTCCAAGGGCGAGACGCTGCTGGACACCGCCCGGAACATCGAGGCGACGGGGCCGGTGGCCATCGTCATGCGGCACCGCTCCTCGGGCGCGCCGCACCTCGTCGCCAAACACGTGCGCTGCGCCGTCATCAACGCGGGTGACGGCACCCACGAGCACCCCTCCCAGGCGCTGCTGGACGCCTTCACCCTGCGCCAGCGCTGGGGCGGCCTGGACGGCCGCACGGTGCTCATCGTCGGCGACATCCTCCACAGCCGCGTGGCCCGCTCCAACCTCTGGTGCCTGAAGGCGCTGGGCGCGCGGGTGGTGGTCTGTGGTCCGCCCACGCTGATGCCCCCGGGGCTGGAGGCGCTGGGCGCGGAGGTGACGCACAACCTGGACGCCGCGCTGCCCCAGGCGGACGCGGTGATGTGCCTGCGCCTGCAGCTGGAGCGGATGGGCGAGGCGTTCCTTCCCTCCACGAAGGAGTACTCGCGGCTGTTCGGCCTCACCGCCGCGCGCGAGGAGCGGATGAAGGCGGGCGCGCTGGTGATGCACCCGGGGCCCATCAACCGTGGGCTGGAGCTGGCGCCCTCGGTGGCGGACGGGGCGCGCAGCGTCATCCTGGAGCAGGTGTCCAACGGCGTCGCCGTGCGGCGGGCCATCCTCGAGGTCTGCACGTCATGAGTGCCACGGTGCTTTTCCGCAGAGGCCGCGTCATCGACCCGCGCAACGGCGTGGACGGCGTGCGCGACGTCCTGGTGCAGGACGGCAAGGTGGCCCAGGTCTCCGACGCACCGCTGACCGCGCCCGCCGGGGCGGAGGTGGTGGACGCCGACGGCAAGTGGGTGCTGCCGGGCTTCATCGACCTGCACGTGCATCTGCGCGAGCCGGGCGAGGAGGGCAAGGAGACGGTGCTCACCGGCTGCCGCGCCGCCGTGGCCGGAGGCTTCACCGCCGTGGTGGCCATGCCCAACACCAAGGTGGTCAACGACAGCGGGCTCGTCACGGAGCTGGTGCTGTCGCGCGCCCGCGCCGCCAACCTGTGCCACGTGTACCCCGCGGGGGCCATCACCAAGGGCCTCAAGGGCGAGGAGCTGGCGGAGACGGGCGAGCTCATCTCCTCCGGCTGCGTGGCGATCACCGACGACGGCCGGCCGGTGATGAACGCGGCCCTGATGCGCCGCGCGCTCCAGTACGCCACGCAGTTCGGCGTGCCGGTGATGGTGCACGAGGAGGACCTCACGCTGTCCGCCGGGGGCGCCATGCACGAGGGGCCCACCTCCACGCGGCTGGGCCTGCGCGGCATCCCCGCGTCCGCCGAGGTGGCCATGGTGGCGCGTGATCTGGTCCTGCTCGAGGAGACGAAGGGCCGGCTGCACATCGCCCACGTGTCCTGCGAGGGCAGCGTGCGGCTCATCCGCGAGGCCAAGCGCCGGGGCCTGTTCGTGACGGCCGAGGTGACGCCGCACCACCTCATCCTGGATGACCGGGCGGTGGGGGACTACGACACCCACGCCAAGATGGCGCCGCCCCTGCGCGCGGACCGGGACGTGGAGGCGCTGCGCGAGGCGATTGTCGACGGCACCATCGACGCCATCGCCACGGACCACGCGCCCCACGGTGTCCTGGACAAACAGGTGGAGTTCGAGAAGGGCATCAACGGCATCGTGGGGCTGGAGACAGCCCTCGGGTTGACGATGGAGCTGGTGCACGCGGGGCGGCTGGAGGCGAAGCGGGCGGTGGAGCTGCTCTCGCACGGCCCGGCGAAGGCGTTCGGCCTGCCGGGCGGCCACCTGGCCCCCGGGGCTCCAGCGGACATCACCGTGGTGGACCCCTCGGAGGAGTGGACGGTGGATGCCCACCGGTTCTATTCCCGCAGCCGGAATACCCCCTTCCATGGCCGTAAGCAGAAGGGACGCGTGGTGCAGACCTGGGTTTCTGGCCGGCAGGTGTATGCCGACGGTCAGGTGAAGGAGTCGCGGTGATGACGAAGCGGGCAGTGCTCGCCCTGGCGGATGGCACCACCTTCGAGGGCCGCGCTTTCGGCGCGGTCGGCGAGACGGTGGGTGAGGTGGTCTTCAACACGTCCATGTACGGCTACCAGGAGATCCTCACGGACCCCTCGTACGTCGGGCAGATCGTCACCATGTCCTATCCGGAGATGGGCAACGTCGGCACGACGCCGGAGGACGAGGAGGCGGGCAAGCCGCACGCGGTGGGCATGGTGGTGCGCGCCCTCGCGAGCCAGCCCTCCAACTGGCGCTCGAAGGAGTCGCTGGACGCGTACCTGAAGCGCCACAACGTCGCCGGCATCGAGGGCCTGGACACCCGCCGTCTGGTCCGCCACCTGCGCACCCACGGCGCGCAGATGGGCGTCATCTCCAGCGAGGGCCTGTCCCCGACGGCCCTGGCCGAGCGTGCCCGCACGGCGCACGGCATGGAGGGCCTGGACCTGGCCACCGGCGTGTCCACCAAGACGCCGTACACCTTCACCGCGCCCTCGCCGGACGTCTTCACCGGCATCGGCGAGGCCCACCCCCAGGGCGAGCCGCGCTTCGACGTCGTCGCGTACGACTACGGCCTGAAGAAGTCGATGCTGCACTTCCTCGTGGACGTGGGCTGCCGGGTGACGGTGGTGCCGTCCCACACCACCGCGGACGAGGTGCTGGCCCGCAGGCCCCACGGCGTCTTCCTGGCCAACGGCCCCGGAGACCCGGCGGCGGTGAAGGGCGCGGACCGCACCGTGGCGGCACTGCTCGGCAAGGTGCCGGTGTTCGGCATCTGCCTGGGGCATCAGATCATGGCCCTGGCGCTGGGCGGCCGGACGTACAAGATGAAGTTCGGCCACCGCGGCGGCAACCAGCCCGTGAAGGATTTGACGACGGGCAAGGTGGAGATCACCGCGCAGAACCACGGGTTCGCCGTGGACGACGCCAGCCTCAAGGGCAAGGCCGTGGTGACGCACATCAACCTGAACGATGGCACGGTGGAGGGCCTGGCCGTCCCGGACGCGCGGGCCTTCAGCGTGCAGTACCACCCCGAGGCCTCTCCGGGCCCCCACGACGCACGCTATCTCTTCGGCCGCTTCGCGAAGCTGATGGCGGGGTAGGATCTACCACCCAATATGGACTCCCCGCTGTCACCGCTCTCCTACCAGCCGTACCTGGACCAGCTCATCGCCTTCGGCAGCGCGGAGTCCCGGAAGGAGGACCTCCTCGCGGCCAAGGCGGAGTACTTCCGTCTGACGGGCGAGGTCTTCGAGGACGACAAGCTCTTCGAGCTGCGCATGGCGTCGTTCCTCGACTTCTACCTCTACGACCGCGTCTCGCCGCTCACCGGCAAGACGCCGGCCGCGGAGTTCTACGAGCAGCGGCTCGCCAACACCCCGCCCGAGGAGGCCAACGCCTTCCGCAGCTTCACCGAGACGGTGCACGGGCTCTTCGAGGTCCGCAAGCTGGCCAAGGGCCTGGTGCGGCTGCGCGAGCTGTACTCGGGCAAGGACTTCGACGTGACGGAGCGCCGCCACATCGCGGGGCTGGAGACGGGCGACATCCTGGAGGCCCGGCTCATCCCCTTCGGCGGGCACCTCTTGTTCTCCGCCGCCTTCTGCTACCACCCGCGCGTGGCGCTGAAGTCCATCAAGGCCGAGGTCAAGCGCCGCAAGAAGAAGGAGCCGGAGCGCACCCCCAACGAACTCGTCTGGGAGTGCGCCCGCCGCGCCCTCAACATGGACCGCTACCGCCAGCTCTCCGTCGAGAAGATCTACGACTTCGAGCAGAAGGTGCTCTGACGACGACGTCCACCGCGCTCACACGCGGTGGATGCTCATCAGATTGGTGTTGCCCGGGATGTTCAGCGGCACGCCCGCCACCACCACGACGGGCGCGCCCTCCTCGCAGATGCCCTCGCGCAGGCACAGCTTGCGCACCTGGCCCAGCATCGCGTCGGTGGAGCGCACCCGGCGCACCTGCAGCCCCGTCACGCCCCAGTACAGCGACATCCGGTTGACGGTGGTCTCGCTCGGCGTGAGCGCGATGATGCGCGCGTTGGGGCGGAACTCGGAGATGAGGCGCGCGGTGTGGCCGCTCTCCGTGTACGCGACAATCGTCCCGATGTTGAGCTGACTGGCCGCCGCCACCGCCGCCGCCGCCACGCCCGTGCCCAAATCCTCGGAGCGCTCGAAGGGCGAGTGGTGCTGGTGGCGCGTCACGCCGCGCTCGGTCTCCTCGACGATGCGGGCCATGGTGGCCGCGGCCTCCGTGGGGTAGCGCCCCGCGGCCGTCTCACCCGAGAGCATCACCGCGTCCGCGCCGTCCAGGATGGCGTTGGCCACGTCGGACACCTCCGCGCGCGTGGGGCGCG comes from the Myxococcus fulvus genome and includes:
- the lepB gene encoding signal peptidase I — translated: MSSSSPSAVSVVSLPSLMAARRTVAQREAYRRLRWRERLTSLWAPVLIVAAALFPYMTLIAYVPPAASWAQPLMKGLGLLMVTYYVVLWVRRGILSTWFQARRAAREQLDESERALARAQAKQALAAGTGELVAEQALKVEAASVRGDADVLHGEVKLLSALTERHLGAFRKESTVELFGGVAKFLLIALVFRTACVEPYRIPSGSMLPTLHIGDFVLINKFIYGVRVPFANVVPFVILRPPARGDVVVFNNPVDTSADYIKRVVGVPGDTVELFDGVVHINGQPQARQLEAPEFVVHDLADGTWFERREALSREDLGGVSHAVLQTPTRTPRHEGPYVVPDGHVFVLGDNRDNSADSRHGLGRPGGYGEPAYVPYGHIKGKALVMWLSVSHGGLLHGLFGGTGLRVDRFFEPVR
- a CDS encoding aspartate carbamoyltransferase catalytic subunit, translating into MRHLLGIEGWRRDELEAVLDRARAHLPGGPDATHTLRGKVVANLFFEDSTRTRTSFHMAARGLGAGVLNWSPSGSSTSKGETLLDTARNIEATGPVAIVMRHRSSGAPHLVAKHVRCAVINAGDGTHEHPSQALLDAFTLRQRWGGLDGRTVLIVGDILHSRVARSNLWCLKALGARVVVCGPPTLMPPGLEALGAEVTHNLDAALPQADAVMCLRLQLERMGEAFLPSTKEYSRLFGLTAAREERMKAGALVMHPGPINRGLELAPSVADGARSVILEQVSNGVAVRRAILEVCTS
- a CDS encoding dihydroorotase, whose protein sequence is MSATVLFRRGRVIDPRNGVDGVRDVLVQDGKVAQVSDAPLTAPAGAEVVDADGKWVLPGFIDLHVHLREPGEEGKETVLTGCRAAVAGGFTAVVAMPNTKVVNDSGLVTELVLSRARAANLCHVYPAGAITKGLKGEELAETGELISSGCVAITDDGRPVMNAALMRRALQYATQFGVPVMVHEEDLTLSAGGAMHEGPTSTRLGLRGIPASAEVAMVARDLVLLEETKGRLHIAHVSCEGSVRLIREAKRRGLFVTAEVTPHHLILDDRAVGDYDTHAKMAPPLRADRDVEALREAIVDGTIDAIATDHAPHGVLDKQVEFEKGINGIVGLETALGLTMELVHAGRLEAKRAVELLSHGPAKAFGLPGGHLAPGAPADITVVDPSEEWTVDAHRFYSRSRNTPFHGRKQKGRVVQTWVSGRQVYADGQVKESR
- the carA gene encoding glutamine-hydrolyzing carbamoyl-phosphate synthase small subunit, translating into MTKRAVLALADGTTFEGRAFGAVGETVGEVVFNTSMYGYQEILTDPSYVGQIVTMSYPEMGNVGTTPEDEEAGKPHAVGMVVRALASQPSNWRSKESLDAYLKRHNVAGIEGLDTRRLVRHLRTHGAQMGVISSEGLSPTALAERARTAHGMEGLDLATGVSTKTPYTFTAPSPDVFTGIGEAHPQGEPRFDVVAYDYGLKKSMLHFLVDVGCRVTVVPSHTTADEVLARRPHGVFLANGPGDPAAVKGADRTVAALLGKVPVFGICLGHQIMALALGGRTYKMKFGHRGGNQPVKDLTTGKVEITAQNHGFAVDDASLKGKAVVTHINLNDGTVEGLAVPDARAFSVQYHPEASPGPHDARYLFGRFAKLMAG